The Urbifossiella limnaea nucleotide sequence CGGCGCGACCGACACCGGGGCGGTTGACTTCACCGGCACGGTCTCCAGCGTCGGCAAGCTGACCGTCTCCGGCACGACCGATTTCCACGGCATCGCCGTCAGCCCGAGCGACCTGTATTTGACGGGCACCCTGCAGAGCAACGCCCCGATCACTGTTGCCGGGACGTTCGCGTGGTCGGGCGGGGCCATGACGGGCGCGGGCACGACGACGGTGCTGGCGGGCGGGACGTTGACCGGCACCGGCGGCCACCTCCGGCTGTCGGGCCGCACGCTGGCCAACGCCGGCACCGGCAGCTGGAACTCGCAGCGGTTCATTCTCAGCAACGGCGCGGCGGTCGTTAACTCCGGGTCGTTCGCCATCGGCAGCCTCGACATGTACGGCGAGGCCGGCGGCGGCAGCTTCACCAATACGACGACCGGTTCGATCACCAAGACGGCCAACGCGAGCACCGCCTACATCTATGACGGCGTCGGGTTTTCCAACGCTGGCTCGGTGCAGGTCGGCAACGGAACCCTGTGGATCGACACCCCGGGAACCAGCAGCGGGTCGTTCGATGGCGCGGTGAACACGACGTTGGTGCTCTACCAGCAGAACCTGACGGCGACGTCACGCGTCTCCAGCGCCGGGACGGTCGGGCTGACCGGCACGACGGTGGCGGGCAGTTACGCGGTGACCGGCGCGACCGACACCGGGGCGGTTGACTTCACCGGCACGGTCTCCAGCGTCGGCAAGCTGACCGTCTCCGGCACGACCGATTTCCACGGCATCGCCGTCAGCCCGAGCGACCTGTATTTGACGGGCACCCTGCAGAGCAACGCCCCGATCACTGTTGCCGGGACGTTCGCGTGGTCGGGCGGGGCCATGACGGGCGCGGGCACGACGACGGTGCTGGCGGGCGGGACGTTGACCGGCACCGGCGGCCACCTCCGGCTGTCGGGCCGCACGCTGGCCAACGCCGGCACCGGCAGCTGGAACTCGCAGCGGTTCATTCTCAGCAACGGCGCGGCGGTCGTTAACTCCGGGTCGTTCGCCATCGGCAGCCTCGACATGTACGGCGAGGCCGGCGGCGGCAGCTTCACCAATACGACGACCGGTTCGATCACCAAGACGGCCAACGCGAGCACCGCCTACATCTATGACGGCGTCGGGTTTTCCAACGCTGGCTCGGTGCAGGTCGGCAACGGAACCCTGTGGATCGACACCCCGGGAACCAGCAGCGGGTCGTTCGATGGCGCGGTGAACACGACGTTGGTGCTCTACCAGCAGAACCTGACGGCGACGTCACGCGTCTCCAGCGCCGGGACGGTCGGGCTGACCGGCACGACGGTGGCGGGCAGTTACGCGGTGACCGGCGCGACCGACACCGGGGCGGTTGACTTCACCGGCACGGTCTCCAGCGTCGGCAAGCTGACCGTCTCCGGCACGACCAGTTTTATCCCGGCTATCGGACCGCAGTCCCTCACCATTCCGGAATTGACCGTAATCGGAACGCTGCGGGGCGCGGACGATTTCCTCGTGACGGGCTCGTTTAACTGGTCTGGCGGCACGCTTCAAGGCGTCGCCGGTCTCGGTAGCCTCACCGTCCTCAGCAACATGACGCTCAACGGCACGTACTCCATCCGCGACTTTACCCTCATCAACGCTGGCGACGCGGTCTGGTCCGGCGGAGCGGTGAACTTCTACGGTGCCGACAGTCACTTCACCAACCTGTCGGGGGCGACGTTCGAGGACCGGGCGGGCGGGCACTTCGGCAGCGCCGATAACAACTGCCCCGACTTCGAAAACCAAGGCCTATTCCGAAAGACCACCGCCACCACCACGGACCTGCACATGCAGCTGTTCAACAGCGGCAGCGTGCAGGTCGAGCAAGGGTCGCTCAACATCGATTGCGGCCTCGTGCAGGTCACGACGACGACGAGCGGCGGCAGTAGTTCCGGCACGATCACCGGAAACTTCAGCGGGCCGGTCACGACCGCCGTCGTCAACTCCGGTCAGGTGTCGTCGCAGCCCTCGCCCACGCCGCCGCCACCCGTCACCAACTACACCCAGACCGCCACGGGCAGCTTGACGGAGTTGATCGGCGGGCTGACACCGGGCACCGGGTACGGTCAGATCGTCGTGAACGGGAACGTCAGCCTGGCCGGGACGTTGTCCATCGTCCTCACCAACGGCTTCTCTCCGCACCTGAATGACACGTTCACGATCATCGACAACCGGGGCAGCAACTCGGTCGTCGGCACGTTCTCCGGCCTGCCGGAGGGGGCGACTGTTAAGATCGGGAGCATCACGTATCAGATCAGTTACCAGGGCGGGACCGGCAACGATGTGGTGTTGGCGGTCATCTCGGTCAACGCCCCGCCGACCGCCAACGCCGGCGGGCCATACACCGTCGCGGAGGGTGGGTCCGTCACGCTCGACGGCTCGGGCAGCAGCGACCCGGACCAGTCGGCCGGCACGCTCACCTACACGTGGGATCTGGACGGCGACAACGTTTTCGGCGAGACGGGCGCGGCCGCCGGGCGCGGCGACGAGGTTGGCGTGAACCCGACGTTCTCGGCGGCCGGCCTCGACGGCTTCGCCGGGGCCGCGGTCGCGGTGCGGTTGCGCGTCACGGACTCGGCGGGGGCGAGCAGCGACGGCAGCGCCACGGTCAACATCACCAACGCGAACCCGATCCCCGTGATTTCTTCGATCGGCACCGTCCGGGTCGAAGGCACGTCGATCGCGGTCACCGGGTCGGCGACCGACCCCGCCGGGGCGAACGACACCCTGACCTTCGCGTGGGCGGTCTACGTGGGTAGTTCTGCCTCCGCGTTCGCCACGGGCGGCAACGGTACGTCTTTCAGCTTCACGCCCACGGACAACGGCAGCTACCGCATCGTGCTGACCGTCTCCGACGAGGACGGCGGGGCGGCGACGACCGAACAGACGATCGCCGTGGGCAACGCCACCCCCGCGGCCTTCAACGGCGGCGCGACCACCGGCACAGAGGGTACGTCGGTCCTGCTGACCGGCTCTGCCACCGACGCCGGGGCTATCGACCAGGCCGCCGGGTTCACGTACGTCTGGACCGTCACCCGCAGCCGCGACGGCGGTGCGACCTTCTCCCCCTACGTCGTCGGCAGTGGGGCGGCCCTCACCCTGAACCCGAACGACGACGGCCTCTACCGCGCGACCCTCACCGCGACGGACAAGGACGGCGCGACTAGCGCGCCGGCGACGCACACGATCGCGGTCGGGAACGTCACGCCGTCGGCGACGGTCTCCGGCCCGACGACCGGGCAGGTCGGTATCGACTTCTCGGTACAAGTCGCCAGCGCATCCGATCCCAGTTCGGTGGACGCGGCCGCGGGCTTCACGTACCAGTGGTCCGTCCTGCGGTGCGGTACGCCCGTCGATCTGACCGGCGTCGCCACGACCGGAACGACCCTGAACTTCAGGCCGACCGAACCCGGCGCTTACACCGTCACCATGACGGTGACGGACAAGGACGGCGGGGCGACGACCGCGTCGCACCTCGTCACCGTCGGCGCACCCTCCGGCGTGACGCTGCTGCCCGGTGGCCTACTGGTGATCGTCGGGACCAGCTGCGACGACGACATCAAGGTGAATCCGGGCGGCGGGGCACCGGAGATCAAGGTGAAGTTGAACGGCGTGCAGTCCACCTACGTGGGCGTTACCGCGATCGTGGTCTACGCCGGCGCGGGGGACGACTTGGTACAGGTCGCCGGCGGGGTGACGGTGCCGCTGACGGTGTTCGGCGGGACCGGGAACGACCTGCTGAAGGCGGGCGGGGGGAACAGCATCCTCGTCGGCGGCGACGGGTGCGACGTGCTGCTCGGGGGAAACGGCCGGGACATCCTGATCGGCGGCCGCGGGTCGGACCTGATCGGCGGTCAAGGGGCGGACGACATCCTGATCGCCGGGTATACGGCGTTCGACGGCAACTTGGCTGCGCTCGATCTCGTCCGGGCCGAGTGGTCATCCGCCCGGTGTTTCTCCGACCGGGTGGCGAACCTGTCCGGGACCGGCACGACCGGGGTGAACGGTGAGGCGGTGTTGCGGGCGACCGGCCCGACGGCGACGGTGTTCGACGACGCCGCCTGCGACCTGCTCGCAGGCGGCGGCGGGAGCGATTGGTTCATCTTCAACAGCGTGGGTGGCCCGCACGTCGATCTCGTGGCGGACATGTCGGCGTTCGAGGGGCTGTTCGACACGGACCTGTGATCCGGCTGGGGACTGCACCCCGGCGGGTGAGCGCCTCTCGCCCGCCCGCATTAGGTACGACCGCGCTGGGCCTGGCCACGGCGCTGATCGCGGTGCCCACGGCGGGGCTGTGGCTCGGGCTGACGAACCCGGAGGTGGAGGAACGCCGGCGGGGTGAGGGGCTACCCCGACGACCTGTACCGCGAGTCGGCCGCCAACCCGGACCTGCCACGGGTGGTCAAGGAGCAGCTCGGCCAGATCGCAACCCTGTCTGCTCTTTCCGCAACTTCTTGTGTCTGAGCAGCTGGCCGTGGGCGACTTG carries:
- a CDS encoding PKD domain-containing protein, whose amino-acid sequence is MLRKWFARLPGLYQIPSRRDRRSARATPPSRPRLRVDPLEDRTVPATVTWDGGGGNFDWNTAANWSADVLPGASDDVVIDLGSNNFAVTHSAGDTAIQSLRNLASLRLVGGTLDIAAASSVAKDLFLTSTLSGSGNLSIGGEFAWSGGAMTGAGTTTVLAGGTLTGTGGHLRLSGRTLANAGTGSWNSQRFILSNGAAVVNSGSFAIGSLDMYGEAGGGSFTNTTTGSITKTANASTAYIYDGVGFSNAGSVQVGNGTLWIDTPGTSSGSFDGAVNTTLVLYQQNLTATSRVSSAGTVGLTGTTVAGSYAVTGATDTGAVDFTGTVSSVGKLTVSGTTDFHGIAVSPSDLYLTGTLQSNAPITVAGTFAWSGGAMTGAGTTTVLAGGTLTGTGGHLRLSGRTLANAGTGSWNSQRFILSNGAAVVNSGSFAIGSLDMYGEAGGGSFTNTTTGSITKTANASTAYIYDGVGFSNAGSVQVGNGTLWIDTPGTSSGSFDGAVNTTLVLYQQNLTATSRVSSAGTVGLTGTTVAGSYAVTGATDTGAVDFTGTVSSVGKLTVSGTTDFHGIAVSPSDLYLTGTLQSNAPITVAGTFAWSGGAMTGAGTTTVLAGGTLTGTGGHLRLSGRTLANAGTGSWNSQRFILSNGAAVVNSGSFAIGSLDMYGEAGGGSFTNTTTGSITKTANASTAYIYDGVGFSNAGSVQVGNGTLWIDTPGTSSGSFDGAVNTTLVLYQQNLTATSRVSSAGTVGLTGTTVAGSYAVTGATDTGAVDFTGTVSSVGKLTVSGTTDFHGIAVSPSDLYLTGTLQSNAPITVAGTFAWSGGAMTGAGTTTVLAGGTLTGTGGHLRLSGRTLANAGTGSWNSQRFILSNGAAVVNSGSFAIGSLDMYGEAGGGSFTNTTTGSITKTANASTAYIYDGVGFSNAGSVQVGNGTLWIDTPGTSSGSFDGAVNTTLVLYQQNLTATSRVSSAGTVGLTGTTVAGSYAVTGATDTGAVDFTGTVSSVGKLTVSGTTDFHGIAVSPSDLYLTGTLQSNAPITVAGTFAWSGGAMTGAGTTTVLAGGTLTGTGGHLRLSGRTLANAGTGSWNSQRFILSNGAAVVNSGSFAIGSLDMYGEAGGGSFTNTTTGSITKTANASTAYIYDGVGFSNAGSVQVGNGTLWIDTPGTSSGSFDGAVNTTLVLYQQNLTATSRVSSAGTVGLTGTTVAGSYAVTGATDTGAVDFTGTVSSVGKLTVSGTTSFIPAIGPQSLTIPELTVIGTLRGADDFLVTGSFNWSGGTLQGVAGLGSLTVLSNMTLNGTYSIRDFTLINAGDAVWSGGAVNFYGADSHFTNLSGATFEDRAGGHFGSADNNCPDFENQGLFRKTTATTTDLHMQLFNSGSVQVEQGSLNIDCGLVQVTTTTSGGSSSGTITGNFSGPVTTAVVNSGQVSSQPSPTPPPPVTNYTQTATGSLTELIGGLTPGTGYGQIVVNGNVSLAGTLSIVLTNGFSPHLNDTFTIIDNRGSNSVVGTFSGLPEGATVKIGSITYQISYQGGTGNDVVLAVISVNAPPTANAGGPYTVAEGGSVTLDGSGSSDPDQSAGTLTYTWDLDGDNVFGETGAAAGRGDEVGVNPTFSAAGLDGFAGAAVAVRLRVTDSAGASSDGSATVNITNANPIPVISSIGTVRVEGTSIAVTGSATDPAGANDTLTFAWAVYVGSSASAFATGGNGTSFSFTPTDNGSYRIVLTVSDEDGGAATTEQTIAVGNATPAAFNGGATTGTEGTSVLLTGSATDAGAIDQAAGFTYVWTVTRSRDGGATFSPYVVGSGAALTLNPNDDGLYRATLTATDKDGATSAPATHTIAVGNVTPSATVSGPTTGQVGIDFSVQVASASDPSSVDAAAGFTYQWSVLRCGTPVDLTGVATTGTTLNFRPTEPGAYTVTMTVTDKDGGATTASHLVTVGAPSGVTLLPGGLLVIVGTSCDDDIKVNPGGGAPEIKVKLNGVQSTYVGVTAIVVYAGAGDDLVQVAGGVTVPLTVFGGTGNDLLKAGGGNSILVGGDGCDVLLGGNGRDILIGGRGSDLIGGQGADDILIAGYTAFDGNLAALDLVRAEWSSARCFSDRVANLSGTGTTGVNGEAVLRATGPTATVFDDAACDLLAGGGGSDWFIFNSVGGPHVDLVADMSAFEGLFDTDL